The following coding sequences are from one Brienomyrus brachyistius isolate T26 chromosome 2, BBRACH_0.4, whole genome shotgun sequence window:
- the LOC125725664 gene encoding cytochrome c oxidase subunit 7C, mitochondrial, producing the protein MFGQAVRRFTTSAIRRSHYEEGPGKNLPFSVENKWRLLGMMVVFFGSGFTFPFIVVRHQLLKK; encoded by the exons ATGTTCGGACAAGCTGTTCGGCGTTTTACTACTTCTGCGATCCGTCGCTCCCATTATGAAGAAGGACCAGGGAAG AACCTACCATTTTCTGTTGAGAACAAATGGAGGCTCTTGGGCATGATGGTGGTCTTCTTCGGCAGTGGATTCACCTTTCCTTTCATTGTTGTCCGGCATCAGCTTTTGAAGAAATGA